The region TCTTTCTATTTCTGCATTTGCTTCTAGTTCAATATTTGCACATGACTGATAGGTTGTATGTTTAAATTGCACCCCAAAAATGCATTTCTGAATTCTataaatatttttcatttttcaaacaaaGCAATTCTTTGAATGCGTTAAGCAACTTCCTACTAAAGAATCCACCCTCAACCCAATGATACAATTTTAAATCTTAAAACTAGACTTACATATTTATATTTAAGATATTGAAGAAATAGTAgtatatttttaaaattattattaattCTACTAAATGATAAAATTAATTTAATGGACATATGAGATGGTGGCAAATGGGGTAGACAATCAATGCAAACATGTGATATCCTTCAAATGACTGAAAACAGGTTTCAGAATGATTGATTCCATTCCATGTGAAGAAAATGCCAATTTTAGTTGCCGTGGAAACCAATTAAAAGCTTTTGCAAAAAGAAACTCAAACTAGGACAAGAATAATCTCGCAAACATTTACAATTATGAGGTCGATTTGATAGTATTTACACATTGTATGGCTCTATGAAAAATCCATAAAAATTAGGAAGTAATCAAATCAAAGAATAATAATGCACTACTACAATAGTAGTAAAAATATAATAACTATCGCCTCTTTCTTTCTAGACTCCTCCTACGGAGAAGTTGCCAAGACCATAGACCCAAAAATGTAACAATTCCCCCTCCAACACATGACCATAAAATTACCAGCCATAATGGCATCGACTTCGGATATAAGCCTGCGCGACGCAAACACAACCAAGGTTTAATCAGTGAATAATCAAGCTCCGTGCATATGTATACAGTATTAGTATGATCTAAATGATAAACCATAGACCGGATACAAATTCAGATACATCGATTAGTGACCGGAAGGTGCATATGAAAGTCTTACCGTATCCGAATTTGATGCAAATGAGAAGTTCGACAATACAAATGGCGAGAGAGAGCCAACAATAAGCTCCAACCTTTTTCACTGGCTTACTGAAAAAACATTCAAAGAGACTATGACAAAATGTTAAAAAATTTATAAGGGTATACTGTCATTAATCACAACATGAGAGATTGAGAATGTTACCTGTCTTGAAGGTATGTGTTGTATTCACGAATTGTTGGAATTGCAAGAAGCCACCACAAAATTAATCTATATATAACAACTGAATTTCGCGGCGGTATCCATAGACAAAACTTCAAAAAGAATGTGTTGAGCTCTACTGTCAAAAATACAATGCAAAGACTAAGGACTTGAATAAATCGCCATGGACCCTGGAATGGATGCCACTCGTCTTTGTCCCATTGGGCCGGTGTGAATTGGCTTAACGTTCGTTTCACCTAGTAACAGAAAAAGAGAAGCAAAGAGTATTCTATCACTATCAGAAACACATTTTAATGAAGAGACAATACGTATTAAAATGAAAAAGCACCATACTCGCAATTTCAGTTTCAATAGAAATCAAAGGTTAAAGCATAACGGAAGAACTTATGATGAAACAAATCAAACTCGAGAGAAAAAAAAGCATACTTTTCCAATTATATTAGGTTGGCGGCTAAGACCAACCCACTTGTATGTTTTTCCATCGAAGTAGCGGACAGTATGCATTCCTGCCCAAATTCCTGCAATATTAAACCAAGTAAATCATGTTACAAACAGCTGTAgcaatttttaaaaaaatcaataCAACAATTTAGTGACTACCATCagtcatcaacaacaacacaaaGAATCACTGAAGTCCACATGATCAATCCAAAATTGTTTTTCTAAGATGAAAAAACCAGTAATAGATAATAGGAACAGAATTTCAATGAAAAATAATATTAAACTCAGTATATACTAGTACAGGCTGGAACATCATTATAAAGACCAAAAAAAAACTAATGCAACTAGTTAAGTCATTGAAAATATGATGCAGAATGAAGGTTCAAAGGAGTCAAAGGAGACTGAAAATATTTTCCACTGAAAGCATTTAAAAAAGTCACCTAACTCTACAGATGTACACGGATTTAATCATTATCATCCAAGATAATGAAAAATGTATAATATACCTTTAGGACTTAGACAGTAAAAGTATATTCACATAAATCATTATCCTATAAGCTTTCTGCATTTATAGAGTGGTCCCCCATTTGACTAGGAGACAAGGAGAATATGTTCATGCTTCAAATAATCAACCACATACTACAACTTGCCAAAAAGTCAAATAAAAATGGAACCGTAACTCTTACCAAACCAATTGCAGATTAAGATGTCCAGAATAATACTGTCCCACCAGCACTCATTGAAATTTGGTAACATGTGACGGAAAGTAAGCTGGAGATGGCAACATAGAATGGTTTGTAAAGAAAACAGAAAACATTTACCAAAACAAAAAAACCCATAATCAGAGATTATTAATCAGATCAATGCTAACCTCCATCAACTCAAAACCTATTGATAGCACCCAAAGAAGGGGCTGATTGCGAATCAATATTGCCTTCCCCCACCACCCAATAATGTGCGCTAGAACAAACTCATCGAAAAGTGTATCCTGAAGAATAAAATGTAATAAATAATCTCCGTGttagatagatagatagattCCAACTAACATGATTAAATAAGGATCGACGAGTTATTTAGAGATAATAGGAACACGACTGAGTAAGGATCAACGAGTTATTTGGAGATAGTAGGCAAGAGTATGAAGTTGTGAAAAAAGAAATCATACATAAACATTCTTAAACCTGCTGGCAGGGTTTTCGGGTATATATATGCGACAATCAGCACCATACGATCTTTCTGGAAGTTCTGCCAAAAATCATATGCAAAGTAATTACAAATTTGAATTTTAGTTAACATGCTTATCAATATCTAATTAGGCAATTTGAATCTCAAAttcaacatcaacctacaaagAAATGATTCCAACCTATTCAAAGCTATATTATAAGAATCAGATTAACTTACCAATGCCAAGATCAGGATGAAGATACTTCATAAACTGTCGAGCATCGTCGCGTTTCTGTGAGGGGATTATTAAGATTAAATGTTAGTTCACGCTTATCCACTTGCTGGAAACAGAGTTAAAAATGACAAAAAGAAAGCAACAGAAACCCGAAAACGTTGAAGGCAGCTAACACATTCAAATATCAATAGCAAAGATGCATCAAGAAAATGCAAAACTTTATCTTTACAAAATTTAAAATGACAACCTACCTGAAAAAGCAAAAATGTGAGAGCAACAAGGTATACAACAGCCATCCCATGTACCAAGCGCCAAATTGCAGGATGCGGCCTAATGAGAACCCTGAATTAAAAGAGAAAACCGGTGAAAAATAGTATACAACAAAGTCTCCAGTAACAAGACTAATACATGCTTCCAAAAAGAATAGAAGTGAATGAAAAATGCCAAACTCACGTAGAAGGAGCTTGCAGCAAGCAATAAGTGAGAAAAACAGCAATCATTGCCCATACACCCCTACATATAAACAATCAGGTGGTCGTTTAGCATATCATATACACAGCAAACTGCTAAACAAAGCAAAATGAGTGCAAATTAAACTTAAGATACCACCATACCTTTTAACCGAAGTAACAACATCACCTGATGCATCTCTTTCTGGATCAAGTGCTCCACTTGCCCAACTAGCATATAAAATTATAAACAAAAATATGAAATGAGGGGAAAGGTTTTCAATTTATTAAGGAACAAATTTCCTTGTTTATAAAAATTTTAAATAGCATACTCATTGGCGTTTATTTTGTCGAGCAAAACACTCACATAAGAAAGCCAGCACCAATAAGTAATAGTGTGATCGTGCGAGGCTTGTATGCCCACGCAGTCCATggatcatgttcatcatcatttgacaaatGGGAATCACCGTTTTCTTTAATGACACAATCATATCTCTTTGCTCTTCTATGACCATTGGACTCCATGTTTATTGTTCCGGAGAAGCTACTTTCTAACTAGAATTGAAATCAAAGAAATAAGATCATTTGCAGATACCACGCAGATATCCCAACTAGTTCTACGCGCCTCAATCGATCACCCACCTCCTAGAAAGCACACAAAACAAAAGGTCACAAATTGTTCATCTACTTAATTCAAATATAAATCCATCACATGAAAgtaagaagaaaaaaaaacaaacTCATCATGTCTAAGAAAGCACAATATAACTAAAAGACACACCAGACACTACTATAACACATGGAGTACTATCTAGATCTTGTAAAATACTCATTCATGCATAACTACATTCCAGTAACTTCTTATGAGCACTTCAATCACAAGAGAATGAAAAAGCCTACAAATACCATTGTGTAATAGTGTAACACTGAATCTCAAAAGTATGTATGATAAAATGATGATTACAAACTGTAAGTGGAATAAACAAGACAAACCCATGTAAACATACAAattgaaaatttaaaaaataaatcacAAGGGTAACACTAATGCCACATAAATTGAATCATCATCTCCTTCACTTTCTCTTCATTCCCCCCCTTTTCCTCTATCATTCTCTTGattattttatcatattttaaTAAAGAGAGAGTGAGAGTaaagaaacaaaacaaaaagaagaaaaaaacgAAGAACAGTATATCAAGAAAACtgaataaaaaataataaaaaaaacagTATACCAATAGGTAATAACTCCTGCATAACAAAACCATGTAAATTAGGGTTCAAATTTCAAAATCAAGGAttaaaaaaactttaaaaaaacATCTACAAATCCACTGAATTGACAAGACAACAAACCCCAACTCGGTAATTGCAGATTATCATAGAATCTGAAAAACAATTTAAtgtaaaaaaagaaaaaattaaaaacaacAATCTCATTAGAAATTCTACAGTATATATAAAATTGTACTACTCAAcaatatcaaaaaaaaaaaaaaaaaaaaaactctgAGCACCGTTCTCCAATAACAGCATCTCAACACAGAAGAGACCCACATGCACATCATACAGAACCACAGAAAATTCAGAAAACGgttaaaaaaaaatattattctATTTCATATATTAACAACAAAAAAAACCGAAGCGATTGAAGTTTGATAGCTTCACGATGGATCTAAATCTGAAATTGGCATCAATAATTCAACATTTGATGGATGCATGtgataaataaaaaaaataaaaaaaaaagggaaaaagaCGTAGAGTGATGAAATTATAAATAGGAGACTTACGTATAGGAGAGAGAGTGAAAGAGAAAGGAGAGTGCTTGCAGATAAAGGACCCCTGGCCGTACAATTAGCGAAACGAGAAGATCGCGGCCGTTGGAAGAATCGGAGAAGAAAGTGTTTGAATGTTGAGTTTGAGGTATCAAGTGTAAAAGACGAATGAGAATGAGAATGATGAATGAAAAGAGAAGAGAGAAGTGGCAGTGATAGAGAAAGGGGAAAGCAAAAGAAGTTGTTGTTAGTTTTAGTTTCTCTTTCTATCTCTATGGTGTGGTGTGGGTATTGGATTTTGGTGGAAGCAGAGTCTGCAACAGCGGCGAAAAGGTGGAAgagtgatgatgatgaagagagaagagagaagagagagagagagaaaagagtACGATGGTCAAAGATAGATTTGAAGATGTTTTAGATACGCACGATGACGatcatcatcaacaacatttttatttaTGACTATATAGCCCTTTTTGTTTCTAATTAATTGCGCTTTTTTTTTTTGTTATCATGATTCCCTGTTTCTTCTCCCTCTATCTCTAACTACTACTACTACTTTACATCCTTTTCAAATTCTTTTTACCCATATTATAGAACAgtctgtttttattttttatttttaaataaattattactcttatatattttaatttaatttttttaaagattctttttaataaaaaatttaaacagtaattgtttttaaaa is a window of Lathyrus oleraceus cultivar Zhongwan6 chromosome 6, CAAS_Psat_ZW6_1.0, whole genome shotgun sequence DNA encoding:
- the LOC127092458 gene encoding CDP-diacylglycerol--serine O-phosphatidyltransferase 1 isoform X2 → MESNGHRRAKRYDCVIKENGDSHLSNDDEHDPWTAWAYKPRTITLLLIGAGFLIWASGALDPERDASGDVVTSVKRGVWAMIAVFLTYCLLQAPSTVLIRPHPAIWRLVHGMAVVYLVALTFLLFQKRDDARQFMKYLHPDLGIELPERSYGADCRIYIPENPASRFKNVYDTLFDEFVLAHIIGWWGKAILIRNQPLLWVLSIGFELMELTFRHMLPNFNECWWDSIILDILICNWFGIWAGMHTVRYFDGKTYKWVGLSRQPNIIGKVKRTLSQFTPAQWDKDEWHPFQGPWRFIQVLSLCIVFLTVELNTFFLKFCLWIPPRNSVVIYRLILWWLLAIPTIREYNTYLQDSKPVKKVGAYCWLSLAICIVELLICIKFGYGLYPKSMPLWLVILWSCVGGGIVTFLGLWSWQLLRRRSLERKRR
- the LOC127092458 gene encoding CDP-diacylglycerol--serine O-phosphatidyltransferase 1 isoform X1; protein product: MESNGHRRAKRYDCVIKENGDSHLSNDDEHDPWTAWAYKPRTITLLLIGAGFLIWASGALDPERDASGDVVTSVKRGVWAMIAVFLTYCLLQAPSTVLIRPHPAIWRLVHGMAVVYLVALTFLLFQKRDDARQFMKYLHPDLGIELPERSYGADCRIYIPENPASRFKNVYDTLFDEFVLAHIIGWWGKAILIRNQPLLWVLSIGFELMELTFRHMLPNFNECWWDSIILDILICNWFGIWAGMHTVRYFDGKTYKWVGLSRQPNIIGKVKRTLSQFTPAQWDKDEWHPFQGPWRFIQVLSLCIVFLTVELNTFFLKFCLWIPPRNSVVIYRLILWWLLAIPTIREYNTYLQDSLFECFFSKPVKKVGAYCWLSLAICIVELLICIKFGYGLYPKSMPLWLVILWSCVGGGIVTFLGLWSWQLLRRRSLERKRR